One genomic segment of Brassica napus cultivar Da-Ae chromosome A3, Da-Ae, whole genome shotgun sequence includes these proteins:
- the LOC106361806 gene encoding galacturonosyltransferase 8, with amino-acid sequence MANHHRLLRGGGSPAIKLRLTAFVATIALSLFTLSFLFASESNNDSPDLLLPGVGFIRRSMLDIKPDPLKPRLLQIRKQADDHRSLALAYASYARKLKLENSKLVRIFADLSRNYTDLINKPSYRSLHDSDGSSSIDESTLRQFEKEVKERIKMTRQVIAEAKESFDNQLKIQKLKDTIFAVNEQLTKAKKQGAFSSLIAAKSIPKGLHCLAMRLMEERIAHPEKYTDEGKDKPAELEDPSLYHYAIFSDNVIAASVVVNSAVKNAKEPWKHVFHVVTDKMNLGAMQVMFKLKEYKGAHVEVKAVEDYTFLNSSYVPVLKQLESSNLQKFYFENKLENATKDTTNMKFRNPKYLSILNHLRFYLPEMYPKLHRILFLDDDVVVQKDLTGLWEIDMDGKVNGAVETCFGSFHRYAQYMNFSHPLIKEKFNPKACAWAYGMNFFDLDAWRREKCTEEYHYWQNLNENRALWKLGTLPPGLITFYSTTKPLDKSWHVLGLGYNPSISMDEIRNAAVVHFNGNMKPWLDIAMNQFRPLWTKHVDYDLEFVQACNFGL; translated from the exons ATGGCTAATCACCACCGACTCTTACGCGGCGGCGGATCTCCGGCGATTAAACTCAGACTCACAGCTTTCGTCGCCACTATCGCACTCTCCCTCTTCACTCTCTCGTTCCTCTTCGCTTCCGAGTCTAACAACGATTCACCTGATCTCCTCCTTCCC GGCGTCGGATTCATCAGAAGATCCATGCTGGATATCAAACCGGATCCGCTCAAGCCACGTCTCCTCCAGATCCGGAAACAAGCCGACGACCACCGATCGTTAGCCCTAGCCTACGCGTCCTACGCGAGGAAACTCAAGCTCGAGAACTCGAAGCTCGTGAGGATCTTCGCGGATCTCTCGAGAAACTACACAGATCTGATCAACAAACCTTCCTACCGATCTCTCCACGACTCCGACGGATCCTCCTCCATCGACGAATCCACGCTTCGTCAGTTCGAGAAAGAGGTCAAGGAACGGATCAAGATGACTCGCCAGGTGATCGCCGAAGCCAAGGAATCTTTCGACAACCAGCTCAAGATCCAGAAGCTCAAGGACACGATCTTCGCCGTCAACGAGCAGCTGACCAAGGCCAAGAAGCAAGGCGCGTTCTCCAGCTTGATCGCCGCGAAATCGATCCCGAAAGGATTGCATTGCCTCGCGATGAGGCTGATGGAAGAGAGGATCGCTCATCCGGAGAAGTACACCGACGAAGGGAAGGATAAACCGGCGGAGCTAGAGGATCCGAGTCTTTACCATTACGCGATCTTTTCGGATAACGTGATCGCAGCTTCGGTGGTGGTGAACTCAGCTGTGAAGAACGCGAAGGAGCCGTGGAAGCACGTGTTCCACGTGGTGACTGATAAGATGAATCTCGGGGCGATGCAGGTTATGTTCAAGCTCAAGGAGTATAAAGGAGCTCACGTGGAAGTGAAAGCCGTGGAGGACTACACGTTCTTGAACTCTTCTTACGTTCCCGTGTTGAAGCAGTTGGAGTCTTCGAATCTCCAGAAGTTCTATTTCGAGAATAAGCTCGAGAACGCGACTAAAGATACAACCAATATGAAGTTTAGGAACCCGAAGTATCTGTCTATATTgaaccacttgaggttttattTGCCTGAGATGTACCCGAAGCTGCATAGGATACTCTTCTTGGATGATGACGTGGTTGTGCAGAAGGATTTGACTGGGCTTTGGGAGATTGATATGGATGGGAAAGTGAATGGAGCTGTTGAGACTTGTTTCGGTTCGTTCCATCGGTATGCTCAGTACATGAACTTCTCCCATCCTTTGATCAAAGAGAAGTTTAATCCCAAAGCGTGCGCGTGGGCTTATGGGATGAACTTCTTTGATCTCGATGCTTGGAGAAGAGAGAAGTGCACTGAAGAGTATCACTACTGGCAAAATTTG AATGAGAACAGGGCTCTGTGGAAGCTGGGGACGTTGCCACCGGGGCTGATCACGTTTTACTCGACCACAAAGCCGCTGGACAAATCGTGGCATGTGCTTGGGTTGGGTTATAATCCGAGCATTAGTATGGATGAGATCCGTAACGCTGCGGTGGTACACTTCAATGGTAATATGAAGCCGTGGCTGGACATAGCTATGAACCAGTTTAGGCCGCTTTGGACCAAACACGTTGACTACGACTTGGAGTTTGTCCAGGCTTGCAATTTCGGACTCTGA
- the LOC106361805 gene encoding ER lumen protein-retaining receptor: MGKRRGVSAVNVVFGWLRKQSKKVKIALGVILSLLLVVFLKFTVKNYNHFFIASELIHAAGIIILIYKLTRQKTCSGLSLKSQEVTAVFLAVRLICSINMEGDIHTVLDFATLVSTLWVIYMIRFTLKASYIKSLDTCHNYYVLVPSAILALIIHPKTSYNYIHSVMWAFCVYSESVSVLPQLRLMQNAQIIEPFTAHYVFALGIARFLACAHWLIQVFETRGRYLWLIGAGYFWFPVALVAELIQTFILADFCYYYVKSVMEGQLVLKMPV; this comes from the exons ATGGGAAAAAGAAGAGGAGTCTCCGCAGTGAACGTGGTTTTCGGGTGGCTGAGAAAGCAATCGAAGAAGGTTAAGATAGCTTTAGGGGTCATCCTCTCTCTGCTCCTCGTCGTGTTTCTTAAATTCACCGTTAAGAATTACAATCACTTCTTTATCGCCTCCGAGCTCATCCATGCAGCCGGAATCATAATCCTCATCTACAAACTCACCCGACAAAAGACTTGCTCCG GTCTTTCTTTAAAGTCTCAAGAAGTGACAGCAGTGTTTCTTGCGGTGAGACTGATCTGCAGCATAAACATGGAAGGTGATATCCATACAGTTCTCGATTTCGCCACGTTGGTTTCGACGCTATGGGTCATTTATATGATTCGGTTTACGCTGAAAGCATCTTATATAAAGAGTCTTGACACCTGCCACAATTACTATGTG CTTGTTCCATCTGCTATTCTTGCGTTGATTATCCACCCGAAAACGAGTTATAACTACATACACAGTGTCATGTGGGCTTTTTGCGTTTACTCTGAATCAGTCTCTGTTCTGCCTCAGCTTCGATTAATGCAAAATGCCCAA ATCATAGAGCCTTTCACAGCTCATTACGTGTTTGCACTGGGAATCGCTAGATTCTTAGCATGCGCTCATTGGCTTATCCAG GTCTTTGAGACGCGTGGACGTTACCTATGGCTGATCGGCGCTGGTTACTTTTGGTTCCCGGTGGCTCTAGTAGCCGAGCTCATTCAAACCTTCATCCTTGCCGACTTCTGCTACTACTATGTCAAAAG tGTTATGGAGGGTCAGCTCGTACTGAAGATGCCGGTTTAG
- the LOC111214668 gene encoding uncharacterized protein LOC111214668 isoform X1, with the protein MFSVSCFIGMDYQFPKRIIEEGAETKIDKINNTCRRTILGTLKVVLRDEYQEVLKDPVFGPILAIVENKLIYSGKVIHSFICKQLKVSKLHELWFLFAKRPLRFSMQEFYAVTGLKFKEEPDVDFNNWKSDKGFWSTVLKENKKINLLVIRDELLKVCKEWTYVDRVRLVYLCIIHGFLIAKDLRVFIPHEFIRLVMDFEKMRMYPWGLRAYDELLASIFKAREDVHLKNSYVLDGFSYAFQIWIMEAIPDIGSMVGKKIKNNVTKVRCRNWKGSGKVSYQDITSLESNFDKGELFPFISSTGSLDATDNAEFFREDEKNDERVNRIVALISAKQDWKQFTWEVETLPPNIELSDAEEDVEVENVTETPVEEPTVVEEEPGVVTKRGKRKLIDPGVESRKKQLLCKRAAEHNSVVSGDMKTFIEGLFNSSFNSFKELLQKDIQERFDKVDNEMAQLKATVSQITGPSVFVGRDLASEIPCPSATLGKEQEKSSQSPGPSGAKGKGKGKASVSVDPPPLRRSPRPVRKVTKT; encoded by the exons ATGTTTTCTGTTTCATGTTTTATAGGAATGGATTACCAGTTTCCAAAACGCATTATTGAAGAAGGAGCTGAGACCAAGATTGATAAGATTAACAACACCTGTAGACGCACGATTCTGGGGACGCTGAAGGTGGTTCTCAGGGATGAGTATCAAGAAGTTTTGAAAGACCCTGTCTTTGGTCCGATTCTGGCAATAGTAGAGAACAAGCTTATTTACTCAGGGAAGGTTATTCACAGCTTCATATGCAAGCAGCTCAAGGTTTCCAAGCTTCACGAATTGTGGTTTCTATTTGCAAAGAGGCCTCTCAGGTTTTCTATGCAAGAGTTTTATGCTGTGACTGGATTGAAGTTCAAAGAAGAACCCGACGTAGACTTCAATAACTGGAAGAGTGATAAAGGGTTCTGGAGCACTGTGCTGAAGGAAAATAAGAAGATCAACTTGTTGGTTATAAGGGATGAGCTCCTTAAAGTCTGTAAGGAGTGGACGTATGTGGACAGGGTGCGACTAGTGTATCTGTGTATTATACATGGATTCCTCATTGCTAAGGATTTGAGAGTGTTTATCCCTCACGAGTTCATCCGTTTGgtgatggattttgagaaaatgagGATGTATCCTTGGGGTCTTCGCGCGTATGATGAGCTGCTTGCATCAATATTCAAGGCAAGGGAAGATGTGCATCTGAAGAACAGCTATGTGTTGGATGGATTCTCATATGCGTTTCAGATATGGATTATGGAGGCAATCCCAGACATCGGTTCTATGGTGGGTAAAAAGATCAAAAACAATGTGACGAAAGTGAGATGTAGGAATTGGAAAGGAAGTGGAAAAGTATCATATCAAGATATCACCAGCCTAGAGTCCAACTTTGATAAG GGAGAGTTGTTCCCGTTTATATCATCTACTGGGAGCTTGGATGCAACTGATAATGCTGAGTTCTTTAGGGAAGATGAGAAGAATGACGAAAGAGTCAATCGCATTGTTGCTCTGATCAGTGCCAAACAAGACTGGAAGCAATTCACTTGGGAAGTTGAGACTCTGcctccaaatatagagttatCTGACGCAGAAGAGGATGTTGAAGTTGAAAATGTCACAGAAACACCTGTGGAGGAACCGACTGTTGTTGAAGAGGAACCGGGTGTTGTTACAAAAAGGGGCAAGCGTAAGCTTATTGATCCTGGTGTCGAGTCTCGAAAGAAACAACTTCTTTGTAAAAGGGCGGCTGAACATAACAGTGTTGTCTCCGGTGATATGAAGACCTTCATTGAAGGTTTGTTCAACTCTTCTTTCAATTCTTTTAAGGAGCTGCTGCAGAAGGATATACAAGAGCGTTTTGACAAGGTCGACAATGAGATGGCTCAACTGAAGGCAACAGTGTCGCAGATTACGGGTCCTTCAGTTTTTGTGGGACGAGACCTAGCCTCTGAGATTCCCTGTCCTTCTGCAACACTTGGGAAAGAGCAAGAGAAATCATCACAGAGTCCGGGTCCTTCAGGAGCAAAGGGAAAAGGCAAAGGCAAGGCATCTGTGAGTGTTGATCCTCCTCCGCTTCGTCGTAGCCCTCGGCCAGTAAGAAAGGTAACCAAAACATGA
- the LOC111214668 gene encoding uncharacterized protein LOC111214668 isoform X2 — MDYQFPKRIIEEGAETKIDKINNTCRRTILGTLKVVLRDEYQEVLKDPVFGPILAIVENKLIYSGKVIHSFICKQLKVSKLHELWFLFAKRPLRFSMQEFYAVTGLKFKEEPDVDFNNWKSDKGFWSTVLKENKKINLLVIRDELLKVCKEWTYVDRVRLVYLCIIHGFLIAKDLRVFIPHEFIRLVMDFEKMRMYPWGLRAYDELLASIFKAREDVHLKNSYVLDGFSYAFQIWIMEAIPDIGSMVGKKIKNNVTKVRCRNWKGSGKVSYQDITSLESNFDKGELFPFISSTGSLDATDNAEFFREDEKNDERVNRIVALISAKQDWKQFTWEVETLPPNIELSDAEEDVEVENVTETPVEEPTVVEEEPGVVTKRGKRKLIDPGVESRKKQLLCKRAAEHNSVVSGDMKTFIEGLFNSSFNSFKELLQKDIQERFDKVDNEMAQLKATVSQITGPSVFVGRDLASEIPCPSATLGKEQEKSSQSPGPSGAKGKGKGKASVSVDPPPLRRSPRPVRKVTKT; from the exons ATGGATTACCAGTTTCCAAAACGCATTATTGAAGAAGGAGCTGAGACCAAGATTGATAAGATTAACAACACCTGTAGACGCACGATTCTGGGGACGCTGAAGGTGGTTCTCAGGGATGAGTATCAAGAAGTTTTGAAAGACCCTGTCTTTGGTCCGATTCTGGCAATAGTAGAGAACAAGCTTATTTACTCAGGGAAGGTTATTCACAGCTTCATATGCAAGCAGCTCAAGGTTTCCAAGCTTCACGAATTGTGGTTTCTATTTGCAAAGAGGCCTCTCAGGTTTTCTATGCAAGAGTTTTATGCTGTGACTGGATTGAAGTTCAAAGAAGAACCCGACGTAGACTTCAATAACTGGAAGAGTGATAAAGGGTTCTGGAGCACTGTGCTGAAGGAAAATAAGAAGATCAACTTGTTGGTTATAAGGGATGAGCTCCTTAAAGTCTGTAAGGAGTGGACGTATGTGGACAGGGTGCGACTAGTGTATCTGTGTATTATACATGGATTCCTCATTGCTAAGGATTTGAGAGTGTTTATCCCTCACGAGTTCATCCGTTTGgtgatggattttgagaaaatgagGATGTATCCTTGGGGTCTTCGCGCGTATGATGAGCTGCTTGCATCAATATTCAAGGCAAGGGAAGATGTGCATCTGAAGAACAGCTATGTGTTGGATGGATTCTCATATGCGTTTCAGATATGGATTATGGAGGCAATCCCAGACATCGGTTCTATGGTGGGTAAAAAGATCAAAAACAATGTGACGAAAGTGAGATGTAGGAATTGGAAAGGAAGTGGAAAAGTATCATATCAAGATATCACCAGCCTAGAGTCCAACTTTGATAAG GGAGAGTTGTTCCCGTTTATATCATCTACTGGGAGCTTGGATGCAACTGATAATGCTGAGTTCTTTAGGGAAGATGAGAAGAATGACGAAAGAGTCAATCGCATTGTTGCTCTGATCAGTGCCAAACAAGACTGGAAGCAATTCACTTGGGAAGTTGAGACTCTGcctccaaatatagagttatCTGACGCAGAAGAGGATGTTGAAGTTGAAAATGTCACAGAAACACCTGTGGAGGAACCGACTGTTGTTGAAGAGGAACCGGGTGTTGTTACAAAAAGGGGCAAGCGTAAGCTTATTGATCCTGGTGTCGAGTCTCGAAAGAAACAACTTCTTTGTAAAAGGGCGGCTGAACATAACAGTGTTGTCTCCGGTGATATGAAGACCTTCATTGAAGGTTTGTTCAACTCTTCTTTCAATTCTTTTAAGGAGCTGCTGCAGAAGGATATACAAGAGCGTTTTGACAAGGTCGACAATGAGATGGCTCAACTGAAGGCAACAGTGTCGCAGATTACGGGTCCTTCAGTTTTTGTGGGACGAGACCTAGCCTCTGAGATTCCCTGTCCTTCTGCAACACTTGGGAAAGAGCAAGAGAAATCATCACAGAGTCCGGGTCCTTCAGGAGCAAAGGGAAAAGGCAAAGGCAAGGCATCTGTGAGTGTTGATCCTCCTCCGCTTCGTCGTAGCCCTCGGCCAGTAAGAAAGGTAACCAAAACATGA
- the LOC106359212 gene encoding uncharacterized protein LOC106359212, protein MTCWLGYFEFKTDDDDMFDFLKNLSQSSNYVDKGTQESLQDAVGNLSQASHVKGFDPSQKIKDDEPAEWITPLSSFKPPNWKPPTLKDEELLEDRVHDIDHSLVFVPEDAWAKIIEWSSTSKELKIGPSMLTSVLAARVMGPTEWLLNHEIDAMMYLFTERTTLRRWEPTKVAFMSCMFSNQMKTSFEEFRKDKKKFKVSELLHRYGIGELPPHGRTGLMWDLDVTRMYVPLNVGKHWISMCVNFVSRSIEVFDCEGLKYNKEVEPFAILIPRIVKCVHSSKSRQQLTVKQYTVSYAPMPYLLNKSSSDCGVYALKHIECHLLGLDFSLVNDSNIREARQKIVYDLWEAANDPELILRMAQYIPPKLITNPLVELD, encoded by the exons ATGACATGTTGGCTTGGCTATTTT GAATTTAAAACTGATGACGATgacatgtttgattttttgaaGAATTTGTCACAATCATCGAACTATGTAGATAAGGGGACGCAAGAATCTTTACAAGACGCCGTGGGAAACCTTTCTCAAGCATCACATGTTAAAGGCTTTGATCCCTCACAAAAAATCAAGGACGACGAACCAGCAGAATGGATTACTCCACTGTCTTCATTTAAGCCTCCGAATTGGAAACCACCAACTCTGAAAGATGAGGAATTACTTGAGGACCGGGTGCATGACATTGATCACTCACTAGTGTTTGTCCCTGAGGATGCATGGGCCAAAATAATTGAGTGGTCCTCAACTTCCAA GGAACTGAAAATTGGACCTTCTATGTTAACAAGTGTGTTAGCAGCACGCGTCATGGGACCTACAGAATGGCTTTTGAATCAC gAAATTGATGCTATGATGTACTTATTCACTGAGAGGACTACTTTGCGACGATGGGAACCAACAAAAGTAGCATTCATGAGCTGCATGTTCAGTAATCAAATGAAGACCTCTTTCGAAGAGTTTCGGAAGGACAAGAAGAAATTCAAAGTATCAGAATTGCTTCACCGGTACGGCATTGGTGAACTTCCACCACACGGACGAACAGGACTGATGTGGGATCTTGACGTCACACGCATGTATGTGCCTCTTAATGTCGGTAAACACTGGATCTCTATGTGTGTCAACTTTGTTTCTCGGTCGATAGAGGTCTTTGACTGTGAGGGATTGAAATACAACAAGGAAGTAGAGCCATTTGCCATTCTCATCCCTAGAATTGTCAAATGTGTTCACTCTTCAAAGAGTCGGCAGCAACTCACGGTCAAGCAGTATACTGTCAGTTACGCCCCAATGCCCTACTTACTAAACAAGAGTAGCAGTGATTGTGGAGTATATGCCTTGAAGCACATTGAATGTCATCTTCTAGGCTTGGACTTCTCTCTGGTGAATGACAGCAACATTCGAGAAGCGCGCCAAAAGATTGTTTACGACCTATGGGAAGCTGCCAATGATCCTGAACTTATTTTGAGAATGGCACAATACATTCCACCGAAGTTGATCACAAATCCTCTAGTGGAACTTGATTGA
- the LOC125607188 gene encoding uncharacterized protein At4g04775-like, whose amino-acid sequence MNHSEGIPSRCWCGKGIVTYVSKTKENPYRRFFRCEIGIQRKNENHIFKWVDEALLDEIQRMDEHQTRISEEIEDLRSSMKKTVEEEVMKHKNSIDVGCLGSILTILCLWSKRD is encoded by the exons ATGAATCACAGTGAAGGAATCCCTTCCAGATGCTGGTGTGGGAAGGGGATTGTCACATATGTTTCAAAAACCAAAGAGAACCCATACAGACGGTTCTTCAGATGCGAGATTGGTATACAG AGAAAGAACGAAAACCATATTTTTAAGTGGGTAGACGAGGCTCTGTTAGATGAGATTCAGAGGATGGATGAGCATCAGACgagaattagcgaggaaattgaAGATCTGAGAAGTTCCATGAAGAAGACAGTTGAGGAGGAAGTTATGAAACATAAGAATTCGATCGATGTAGGTTGTTTAGGATCCATTCTCACTATTTTATGTCTCTGGTCCAAACGTGATTGA
- the LOC125607189 gene encoding uncharacterized protein LOC125607189: MKINVYASCGLWKSSLNNGWGFLVDEAKGGRLLTLDTSSSFENLKVMVCEDFGIDINMVNIELSYLPSDLINSIYSPPVIITSERQVQNFLTYVKNKASTQLCVSTQPSNIAEGGTESHNREEAPMESDDSSDMDSEEDVEVPDTEDDKECDKEKINEDGVRFSLVDVVKKGQSFTSKTLLKATFEICAMKNNFDYVVVRSDKKVWYIRCSDDDCTWRVRAEGLTGSSYFIIKKYVPDHSCAASNRKGSVRTVSAKTVGTLIMHKYETAKEGPRSDDIIQYMRMVHGVEISYSLAWDAREYAINAVKGIPEKGYEKIPKYLHMMKEANPGSHTFYERDTKGRFKFLFISFGQSVRGFYAAIRKVIVVDGTFLKSKFKGVLLVATALDGNSSLYPIAFGIVDSENDLAWNWFMRQLNMVIADDHSLAFVSDRNSSIAKAIARVYPQAHHGICIHHLLNNVVTYFSGKGVAGLVAKASKAYRAADFRKVFTAIFAISPEIGQYLIDADVRKWARCQFPGYRYDMRTTNPAESINAALRTPREFPVIPLLDSIREMMTRWFFKRRTLSSKHSKPLTIAVEKKIDRRIEKGKTFKVFPVSDHRFLVQGDTFDCSVDLVRRTCSCGKFDLMKIPCRHAIKAGFSVGIRPHTLTDDMYTTASWRSAYEESINPISVPEDTWKVPSHVEKSKMLPPESRRAAGRRKKRRYETAEDKIRSSQGTQRSTVRKCSRCGIEGHNRRTCDRAI; the protein is encoded by the coding sequence ATGAAGATTAACGTATATGCTTCATGTGGGTTGTGGAAATCGTCTCTGAACAATGGATGGGGATTTCTTGTCGATGAAGCAAAAGGAGGCAGGTTACTTACTTTGGACACAAGTTCAAGCTTTGAAAACCTAAAGGTTATGGTGTGTGAAGACTTTGGAATTGATATTAACATGGTCAATATCGAGCTGAGTTATTTACCTTCTGATTTGATCAATAGCATCTACTCACCCCCTGTTATCATCACCAGTGAAAGACAAGTTCAAAATTTTCTGACATATGTAAAGAACAAAGCTTCGACGCAGTTGTGTGTGAGTACTCAACCCTCTAACATAGCGGAAGGAGGTACGGAGTCGCATAATAGAGAGGAAGCGCCAATGGAGTCCGACGATTCAAGTGATATGGATTCAGAAGAAGATGTTGAGGTACCTGACACTGAAGATGACAAAGAGTGTGACAAAGAGAAGATCAATGAAGATGGTGTTCGCTTTTCTTTGGTGGATGTTGTGAAGAAGGGTCAATCTTTTACTTCCAAAACACTTTTGAAGGCAACATTCGAAATATGTgcaatgaaaaataatttcgACTACGTGGTTGTCAGATCGGATAAAAAAGTGTGGTATATTCGTTGCTCAGATGATGATTGCACCTGGCGTGTTCGTGCAGAGGGCTTAACAGGCTcatcgtattttatcatcaaaaagTATGTACCTGATCATTCATGTGCTGCATCCAATAGGAAGGGTTCTGTTAGGACAGTTTCTGCAAAAACAGTGGGCACTTTGATTATGCATAAGTATGAAACTGCTAAAGAAGGACCGAGATCGGATGACATAATCCAGTATATGCGTATGGTACATGGAGTTGAGATATCCTATTCTTTGGCATGGGATGCCCGTGAATATGCAATCAACGCAGTGAAAGGTATTCCAGAGAAAGGTTACGAAAAAATTCCTAAATACTTGCATATGATGAAGGAAGCTAATCCAGGCTCACACACGTTTTATGAAAGGGATACAAAAGGGAGATTCAAATTCCTCTTCATCTCGTTTGGTCAGAGTGTTCGCGGTTTCTATGCTGCAATTCGAAAAGttattgtggtggatgggacgTTTTTGAAGAGCAAATTCAAAGGAGTCTTACTAGTTGCTACTGCATTAGATGGAAACTCGAGTTTATATCCTATTGCCTTTGGAATTGTTGACTCAGAGAATGACCTCGCGTGGAACTGGTTTATGAGACAACTTAATATGGTCATTGCTGACGACCATTCTTTAGCTTTTGTGTCTGATAGGAATTCCTCAATTGCTAAAGCTATTGCGAGAGTGTATCCGCAAGCTCATCATGGAATTTGCATTCACCACTTGCTGAATAATGTTGTAACATATTTCAGCGGAAAAGGTGTGGCTGGTTtggttgcaaaggcttctaaagCTTATCGAGCCGCTGATTTTCGTAAGGTCTTCACTGCTATTTTTGCTATTAGTCCTGAAATTGGTCAGTATCTCATAGATGCCGATGTGAGGAAGTGGGCTCGTTGTCAGTTTCCGGGTTACAGATATGATATGAGGACTACTAACCCTGCGGAGTCGATAAATGCAGCTTTGCGTACGCCTAGAGAGTTTCCAGTGATACCTTTGTTGGACAGCATTAGGGAAATGATGACTCGATGGTTTTTCAAGCGTAGAACTTTAAGTTCTAAGCATTCGAAGCCACTGACCATTGCcgtggagaagaagattgaCAGAAGGATTGAGAAGGGTAAAACATTTAAGGTGTTTCCAGTTAGCGATCATCGGTTTTTAGTTCAAGGTGACACTTTCGACTGCTCGGTAGACTTGGTCAGACGCACGTGTTCTTGTGGGAAATTCGATCTGATGAAAATCCCATGCAGGCACGCCATAAAAGCAGGCTTCAGTGTTGGAATAAGACCACACACACTCACAGACGACATGTACACTACTGCCTCATGGCGCTCGGCTTATGAAGAAAGCATAAATCCTATTAGCGTCCCTGAAGATACATGGAAAGTTCCATCTCATGTGGAGAAGTCGAAAATGCTTCCTCCAGAGAGTAGACGAGCTGCGGGTAGGAGAAAGAAACGCAGATACGAGACAGCCGAAGACAAGATCCGTTCGTCACAAGGAACTCAACGCTCTACAGTTCGGAAATGCAGTCGATGTGGGATTGAAGGTCACAATAGGAGAACATGTGATAGAGCAATATAG